TTAGCCGGGGATCTCGTCAACCCGCCGCCGGCGCCACGGCAGGTCGCGGCGGAATAGGGCCTTGCGATCTGGGGCGCTTGCCAATCCCGTTCTGACGCGCGAAGACATCCGCTGGGAAGAAACACCAGCGGAGAGTTTTGTTGACCATCAAGGGCAAGGCCTACATTGCCGGGATTTACGAACATCCAACCCGGCACGCACCCGATAAATCCACCGCACAGTTGCACGCCGAAGTTGCCAAGGGGGCGATCGAAGACGCCGGGCTGACCAAGGCCGATATCGACGGCTATTTCTGCGCCGGCGACGCGCCGGGCGGGCTGTGGCCAATGGTGGATTACCTCGGCCTCAAGGTGCGCCACATGGATTCCACCGAGACCGGCGGTTGTTCCTACCTGATCCATCTCGGTCATGCTGCCGAAGCCATCGCCGCCGGCAAATGCTCGATCGCGCTGATTACGCTGGCCGGCAAGCCGCGCACCGGCGCGATGCCGCCGCGCGCGGCGGGCGCCGAGCTCGATTTCGAGGCCGCCTACGGGGCGACCACCCACAACGCCTACGGCATGTGTGCCATGCGCCACATGCACGACTATGGCACCACCAGCGAGCAACTGGCCTGGATCAAGGTCGCGGCCTCCCATCACGCCCAGTACAACCCGCATGCGATGCTGAAGGACGTCGTCACCGTCGAGGACGTGATCAATTCGCCGATGATCTCCGATCCCTTGCACCGCCTGGATTGCTGCGTCGTCTCTGACGGCGGCGGCGCGCTGATCGTCACCACGCCGGAGATCGCCAAAAGCCTGAAGAAGCCGCTGGTGCGCCTGATCGGCCATGGCGAGGCGATGAAGGGACCGCGCGGCGGCAAGGATCTCGATCTCACTTACTCCGCCGGCGTCTGGTCCGGACCGCGCGCCTTCGAAGAGGCCGGCGTCACGCCGAAGGATATCAAGTACGCCTCGATCTATGACAGCTTCACCATCACGGTGCTGATGCAGCTCGAAGACCTCGGCTTCTGCAAGAAGGGCGAGGGCGGCAAGTTCGTTTCCGACGGCAATCTGATTTCCGGCGTCGGCAAGCTGCCGTTCAACACCGACGGCGGCGGCCTCTGCAGCAATCACCCGGTCAACCGCGGCGGCATGACAAAAATCCTCGAAGCGGTGCGCCAGCTGCGCGGCGAAGCGCATCCGAAAGTGCAGGTGCCGAACTGCGATCTCGCCATTGCCCACGGCACCGGCGGCCTGCTCGGCGTGCGTCACGCCGCCTCAACCTGCATTCTGGAGCGTGTGTAATGGCCGAAGCAAAGAAGTACCCAACGCCGCAAGGCAATCCCGAGACCGCGCCGTTCTGGGAAGCGGCCAAAGAGGGCAAGTTCCTGATCAAGCGCTGCACCGCCTGCGGCGAAGCGCATTATTTCCCGCGCTCGATCTGCCCGTTCTGCTTCTCCGACAAGACGGTGTGGGAGGAGAGTTCTGGCGAGGCCACCATCTACACCTGGAGCCTGATGCGGAAATCGCCGACCGGTCCCTACGCGATCGCCTATGTCACGCTG
The genomic region above belongs to Bradyrhizobium sediminis and contains:
- a CDS encoding thiolase domain-containing protein, which produces MTIKGKAYIAGIYEHPTRHAPDKSTAQLHAEVAKGAIEDAGLTKADIDGYFCAGDAPGGLWPMVDYLGLKVRHMDSTETGGCSYLIHLGHAAEAIAAGKCSIALITLAGKPRTGAMPPRAAGAELDFEAAYGATTHNAYGMCAMRHMHDYGTTSEQLAWIKVAASHHAQYNPHAMLKDVVTVEDVINSPMISDPLHRLDCCVVSDGGGALIVTTPEIAKSLKKPLVRLIGHGEAMKGPRGGKDLDLTYSAGVWSGPRAFEEAGVTPKDIKYASIYDSFTITVLMQLEDLGFCKKGEGGKFVSDGNLISGVGKLPFNTDGGGLCSNHPVNRGGMTKILEAVRQLRGEAHPKVQVPNCDLAIAHGTGGLLGVRHAASTCILERV
- a CDS encoding Zn-ribbon domain-containing OB-fold protein — its product is MAEAKKYPTPQGNPETAPFWEAAKEGKFLIKRCTACGEAHYFPRSICPFCFSDKTVWEESSGEATIYTWSLMRKSPTGPYAIAYVTLKEGPSLQTNIVDCELEKLKIGQKVKVVFKPTDGAPLPFFTPV